The proteins below are encoded in one region of Microbacterium pygmaeum:
- a CDS encoding alpha/beta fold hydrolase, producing the protein MPEFIDAHGIAIVYDVHPAKTEPRAVVQVLHGVGEHAARYAATISALTDDGYTVYADDHRGHGRTGMKQYDGDASKLGRLGPGGHRAAVAAVWQFTQLIRDENPGLPLVLLGHSWGSFLAQILLNDHPDAYDAVILSGSGLRTPASLNAGDLNARWKGEDAMGTEWLSSDLAVGQDFVDDPLTTTTPIARLFGVVDGVRIYGLPRKDVGRDIPVLLLVGREDPVGGPRSVHKLADAYRKRSGFTDVTTLVYPGARHEVFNEVMQNDVRGDLLAWLDRRFPARD; encoded by the coding sequence ATGCCCGAGTTCATCGATGCACACGGCATCGCGATCGTCTACGACGTCCATCCCGCGAAGACCGAACCTCGAGCCGTTGTGCAGGTGCTGCACGGGGTCGGCGAGCACGCGGCGCGGTATGCGGCCACGATCTCGGCGCTCACCGACGACGGGTACACCGTGTACGCCGACGATCACCGTGGTCACGGCCGCACGGGCATGAAGCAGTATGACGGCGACGCGTCCAAGCTCGGCCGGCTCGGCCCCGGCGGTCATCGGGCAGCGGTCGCTGCGGTCTGGCAATTCACCCAGCTCATCCGCGACGAGAACCCGGGCCTTCCTCTGGTGCTGCTCGGGCATTCGTGGGGATCGTTTCTCGCTCAGATCCTCCTCAACGACCACCCGGACGCCTACGACGCCGTGATCCTGTCGGGGTCGGGACTTCGGACGCCTGCCTCGCTGAACGCAGGCGATCTGAACGCCCGATGGAAGGGCGAGGACGCGATGGGCACCGAATGGCTGTCCTCGGACCTGGCTGTCGGCCAGGACTTCGTCGATGACCCGCTGACGACGACGACGCCCATCGCCAGACTGTTCGGCGTGGTCGACGGAGTGCGGATCTACGGTCTGCCGCGTAAGGACGTCGGCCGCGACATCCCGGTCCTGCTGCTCGTCGGTCGGGAAGATCCCGTCGGCGGTCCCCGCAGTGTCCATAAGCTCGCCGACGCATATCGCAAGCGGTCAGGCTTCACGGATGTGACCACGCTCGTCTATCCGGGCGCTCGCCACGAGGTCTTCAACGAGGTGATGCAGAACGACGTCCGCGGCGATCTGCTCGCCTGGCTCGACCGGCGGTTCCCGGCCCGCGACTGA
- a CDS encoding lipoate--protein ligase family protein, which yields MHGEYKVPGGKLVVVDLEERDGRIAEFRLAGDFFLEPDTALDDIDSAVNGLPVESDAAAIAAAVRAALPEGAQMLGFTPEAVGTAVRRALVTAPGWKDFDWEVVHDGPVSPRMNLALDEVLTTRVGDGRRRPTLRLWEWDESAVVIGSFQSLRNEVDPDGATRHGFDVVRRISGGGAMLMGANSIVTYSLYVPASLVAGMTFADSYAFLDDWVLQALRSLGIAATYQPLNDIASPQGKIGGAAQKRLANGGVLHHATLSYDMDGQVMTEVLRIGREKLSDKGTTSAAKRVDPLRRQTGLPREAIIERFIETFTTLYDAVPGHITEEEYAEAEALVESKFSTDAWLQRVP from the coding sequence ATGCACGGCGAATACAAGGTGCCCGGAGGCAAGCTGGTCGTCGTCGACCTCGAGGAGCGCGACGGGCGCATCGCGGAGTTCCGCCTCGCGGGAGACTTCTTTCTCGAGCCGGACACTGCACTGGACGACATCGATTCCGCCGTCAACGGGTTGCCGGTGGAATCGGATGCCGCAGCCATCGCCGCCGCGGTCCGGGCGGCGCTGCCGGAAGGAGCCCAGATGCTCGGGTTCACGCCGGAGGCGGTCGGCACCGCGGTGCGCCGGGCGCTGGTGACGGCCCCGGGGTGGAAGGACTTCGACTGGGAGGTCGTGCACGACGGGCCTGTCTCGCCGCGGATGAACCTCGCCCTGGACGAGGTGCTGACCACCCGCGTGGGCGACGGCCGGCGGCGGCCCACCCTGCGGTTATGGGAATGGGACGAGTCGGCGGTGGTGATCGGCTCGTTCCAGTCGCTGCGCAACGAGGTCGACCCCGACGGCGCGACGCGGCACGGATTCGACGTCGTCCGGCGGATCTCGGGCGGCGGGGCGATGCTGATGGGGGCGAACTCGATCGTCACGTATTCGCTCTACGTGCCGGCATCCCTCGTCGCTGGCATGACCTTCGCCGACTCGTACGCCTTCCTGGACGACTGGGTCCTGCAGGCGCTGCGCTCGCTCGGCATCGCGGCCACCTATCAGCCGCTCAATGACATCGCCTCCCCGCAGGGCAAGATCGGAGGCGCGGCGCAGAAGCGCCTCGCCAACGGCGGAGTGCTCCACCACGCGACCCTGAGCTACGACATGGACGGCCAGGTGATGACCGAGGTCCTGCGCATCGGTCGCGAGAAGCTCAGCGACAAGGGGACCACCTCGGCCGCGAAGCGGGTCGATCCGCTGCGACGTCAGACGGGGCTGCCCCGCGAGGCGATCATCGAGCGGTTCATCGAGACGTTCACAACGCTCTACGACGCGGTCCCCGGCCATATCACCGAAGAGGAATACGCCGAGGCGGAGGCGCTGGTCGAGTCGAAGTTCTCGACCGACGCCTGGTTGCAGCGCGTTCCGTGA